TGGGCATGTGGCGACGATAGAGGGCGACAATGAATCGCCCGTGACATCCGGATTAAGGTTTTGTTGCAGCCGCCCAAGCCATTGCCGCAGGCCGTCTTGCGCCCTCCCAACCATGACGCAGAATAGCTGCCAGATAGTGAGCATGAAAACCGGCCAGGCCCCAGGCACAAATCGCCAGACGGAAGGGCAAGGAGCCGGGGTAGCCCTGCCCATCGAAAGGCAGGGTTGCAACGGCCAGTGCGGCGAGTCCAACCAGCGCCCAATGCGCACTTGAACGCAGCCCCCAGCGAAAAACATTGGTCAGGCTCAATCCAGCCCAGGCAGCAAGGAATGCGATAGCCGCCCCGAACAACACATCGACCGGCCAATGCGCGCCGACAGCAATGCGTGAAAACCCGGCAACAACAGCCAGCACCAGGATCGGCCAGCAGCGTTGCCAGCCAAGCAGACCCAGCCAGACCGCAGCGAAACAAAAAGCCGAGACGGTATGCCCGGACGGAAAACTGTGACGGGTCAGGCGCGCACCGATCAAGGTCATCTCATCGACCCCCAGGATCGCTGCCGGTCGAGGCATTTCAGCCCAGAATTTGATGCCGCGGCAAGCCAGTGCGCCGATCAGGCTGGCCATCACGATGGCCCAGAAAACGCGTGGATAACGCTGGCAAAAGGGCAGCATCAATGCCAGCAGGATGCGTTCATCACCCAGCGTCGTCAGCGATTCCCACAGCCAGTGAGGCAGCAAGCCACTGATCGCCTGCGCGCTATGAAATCCACCCCACCAGCCATTGATACCGACCAATAGGGCAGCGCTGCCGGCAAAACACAAGGCCAGCCAGAGAAGCGGACCTTGTTCCGACTGAAGCGTAGCGTCATTCATGAGCGATGCTCTCCCCGACCCGCAGCAATGAGACAAAACCCCGTTGGTAAACTTCAGTCACGCCCAAGGGCGCAACCTCCTGTGCCAATGAATCCAGACGATCACGACGTGTGATGACC
The sequence above is drawn from the Dechloromonas sp. TW-R-39-2 genome and encodes:
- a CDS encoding phosphatase PAP2 family protein yields the protein MNDATLQSEQGPLLWLALCFAGSAALLVGINGWWGGFHSAQAISGLLPHWLWESLTTLGDERILLALMLPFCQRYPRVFWAIVMASLIGALACRGIKFWAEMPRPAAILGVDEMTLIGARLTRHSFPSGHTVSAFCFAAVWLGLLGWQRCWPILVLAVVAGFSRIAVGAHWPVDVLFGAAIAFLAAWAGLSLTNVFRWGLRSSAHWALVGLAALAVATLPFDGQGYPGSLPFRLAICAWGLAGFHAHYLAAILRHGWEGARRPAAMAWAAATKP